From the Zonotrichia albicollis isolate bZonAlb1 chromosome Z, bZonAlb1.hap1, whole genome shotgun sequence genome, one window contains:
- the HAUS6 gene encoding HAUS augmin-like complex subunit 6 isoform X1 has protein sequence MGGPPVGGFGGLGKMAAGTPRLTGRLSEPSCTQEVAEDSFTPSLPGAAVEDAKWESSHLWICLLALGFDPKQYPGVQLGRDMFAAPNAKAFATIIHFFFAKLDKRRAEITLNLSNPRFANRCCQWLREISQQMEVSFPQITPSTLICPSGAKPVHVLYRFARYVMIDNMKKLSVGTGLPSAEAVTQRPRNMYIAKARHRVAYNKLLQVLQREHFIFQEYRRKAQILSRAIKRTKSAYADAQNQLCRMKQNDQNENDTTERIQKVRSMWAFIEETLTSLKKEKEVVDSVLEDCVNPCILDGSDVVLSVPALLTSRVESNIHTFCTGNLYEEGNLNFLTVIQLLNEALMTLRDERCPRKLKELDRIEDVVASYKNALRELNAESLRRKQEHCEPMHQSVVRRQEIWESKWKTILGQSPFNLIFRDDLQPASSLQSFSSSDEVGVLNQLFSDNYDYDHEESCEESDGSLEAPIDATLVPSRRSSSLPLSSEVSENEDLLIKNVYLFENLNTCVGNEKPVPEKNLKNGKEEFPASEMEENAGENVTQPKSPAKKDYLLEKARDELEGEIAKAVISESPHSGEEKGMTLDDPRSSLSFNPFITKNKIPRTPENLLAEIRSSLNSALHESPDIGILDETLPQCDSMDTSISAASESILLTMDSENLMDGSENNEDIKKWESLSYSHEVLKKTASKSHNNGDKSQSYRAKLRMSEEGEENEDDLLTDEGFTKMPLPSSPDESKHSLSSLLSTEG, from the exons ATGGGCGGTCCGCCCGTGGGAGGTTTTGGCGGGctcggcaagatggcggcgggtACGCCGCGTCTTACCGGCCGTTTGTCGGAGCCGTCTTGTACCCAGGAGGTGGCGGAGGACTCTTTTACCCCCTCGTTGCCGGGAGCTGCAGTGGAGGACGCTAAGTGGGAGAGCAGTCACCTCTGGATATGTTTGCTGGCCTTGGGCTTCGACCCGAAACAGTACCCGGGCGTACAGCTAGGGAG GGATATGTTTGCTGCACCGAATGCCAAAGCGTTTGCCACCATTATCCACTTCTTCTTTGCTAAGCTGGATAAGCGCCGTGCAGAAATAACTTTGAA TCTGTCAAATCCTAGATTTGCGAACCGCTGCTGTCAGTGGCTAAGAGAAATTTCA CAGCAGATGGAAGTAAGTTTCCCACAAATTACACCTTCCACACTGATTTGTCCTAGTGGTGCTAAACCTGTTCATGTGTTGTACCGTTTTGCAAGATACGTAATGATTGACAACATGAAAAAGCTCTCTGTAG GCACTGGTTTACCTTCTGCTGAAGCTGTAACACAGAGACCTCGGAATATGTACATAGCAAAAGCAAGACACAGAGTTGCATACAATAAACTGCTGCAAGTTCTTCAAAgggaacattttatttttcaagaatATAGGAGAAAAGCACA GATTTTATCTAGAGCAATAAAGCGGACAAAGTCTGCATATGCAGATGCGCAGAATCAGCTTTGCAG GATGAAGCAAAATGACCAAAACGAAAATGACACAACTGAGAGAATTCAGAAG GTCCGCAGTATGTGGGCATTTATAGAGGAAACGCTTACAtctctgaaaaaagaaaaggaagttgTGGATTCTGTACTTGAAGACTGTGTTAACCCATGTATTCTGGATGGAAGTGATGTTGTTTTGAGTGTTCCAGCATTGTTGACTTCCAGAGTTGAAAGTAACATACATACA TTTTGTACAGGAAATTTATATGAAGAGGGAAATCTGAATTTCCTAACAGTTATTCAGTTGTTAAATGAAGCCCTGATGACATTGAGAGATGAACGTTGTCCACGTAAATTAAAAGAACTGGACAGAATTGAGGATGTGGTTGCATCCTACAAGAATGCACTACGGGAGTTGAACGCTGAAAG TCTAAGAAGAAAGCAAGAGCATTGTGAGCCAATGCATCAGTCTGTTGTCAGAAGACAAGAAATCTGGGAGTCAAAGTGGAAAACGATTCTTGGCCAGTCTCCTTTTAATTTAATCTTTAGAGATGATCTG caaCCAGCTTCATCACTTCAGTCTTTTAGTTCTTCAGACGAAGTTGGTGTCCTTAATCAGTTATTTTCAG ATAATTATGACTATGATCATGAAGAAAGCTGTGAGGAAAGTGATGGGTCTTTGGAAGCCCCGATCGATGCAACATTAGTACCCTCAAGAAG GAGCTCATCGTTGCCGTTGTCGTCAGAGGTGTCTGAAAATGAAGACCtgttaattaaaaatgtatatcTCTTTGAA AACTTGAATACTTGTGTGGGAAATGAAAAACCTGTGCCtgaaaaaaacttaaaaaatggaaaggaagAATTCCCTGCTTCAGAAATGGAGGAGAATGCAGGTGAAAATGTTACCCAGCCAAAGTCTCCTGCGAAAAAAGATTACCTTCTTGAGAAAGCCAGGGATGAACTGGAAGGAGAG ATTGCAAAGGCGGTGATTTCTGAGTCACCTCACAGTGGTGAAGAAAAAGGAATGACATTAGATGATCCCAGGAGCTCACTGTCTTTTAACCCATTTATAACGAAGAATAAAATACCCCGAACTCCAGAAAATCTGC TTGCTGAAATTAGAAGTTCGTTAAATTCTGCCCTTCATGAATCTCCTGACATTGGAATATTGGACGAGACGCTTCCACAGTGTGATAGTATGGATACCAGCATATCTGCAGCCTCAGAGTCAATTTTATTAACAATGGACAGTGAAAATTTAATGGATGGGTCAGAAAATAATGAGGATATTAAAAAATGGGAGTCCCTGTCCTACTCACACGAAGTGCTAAAAAAGACTGCATCTAAGAGTCATAATAATGGAGACAAATCCCAAAGTTATAGAGCTAAACTAAGGATGTCCgaagaaggagaggaaaatgAGGATGATCTTCTCACGGATGAAGGATTTACCAAGATGCCATTGCCAAGCTCTCCTGATGAAAGCAAACATTCCCTGTCATCTTTGCTGTCAACAGAAGGATAG
- the HAUS6 gene encoding HAUS augmin-like complex subunit 6 isoform X3 — translation MGGPPVGGFGGLGKMAAGTPRLTGRLSEPSCTQEVAEDSFTPSLPGAAVEDAKWESSHLWICLLALGFDPKQYPGVQLGRDMFAAPNAKAFATIIHFFFAKLDKRRAEITLNLSNPRFANRCCQWLREISQQMEVSFPQITPSTLICPSGAKPVHVLYRFARYVMIDNMKKLSVGTGLPSAEAVTQRPRNMYIAKARHRVAYNKLLQVLQREHFIFQEYRRKAQMKQNDQNENDTTERIQKVRSMWAFIEETLTSLKKEKEVVDSVLEDCVNPCILDGSDVVLSVPALLTSRVESNIHTFCTGNLYEEGNLNFLTVIQLLNEALMTLRDERCPRKLKELDRIEDVVASYKNALRELNAESLRRKQEHCEPMHQSVVRRQEIWESKWKTILGQSPFNLIFRDDLQPASSLQSFSSSDEVGVLNQLFSDNYDYDHEESCEESDGSLEAPIDATLVPSRRSSSLPLSSEVSENEDLLIKNVYLFENLNTCVGNEKPVPEKNLKNGKEEFPASEMEENAGENVTQPKSPAKKDYLLEKARDELEGEIAKAVISESPHSGEEKGMTLDDPRSSLSFNPFITKNKIPRTPENLLAEIRSSLNSALHESPDIGILDETLPQCDSMDTSISAASESILLTMDSENLMDGSENNEDIKKWESLSYSHEVLKKTASKSHNNGDKSQSYRAKLRMSEEGEENEDDLLTDEGFTKMPLPSSPDESKHSLSSLLSTEG, via the exons ATGGGCGGTCCGCCCGTGGGAGGTTTTGGCGGGctcggcaagatggcggcgggtACGCCGCGTCTTACCGGCCGTTTGTCGGAGCCGTCTTGTACCCAGGAGGTGGCGGAGGACTCTTTTACCCCCTCGTTGCCGGGAGCTGCAGTGGAGGACGCTAAGTGGGAGAGCAGTCACCTCTGGATATGTTTGCTGGCCTTGGGCTTCGACCCGAAACAGTACCCGGGCGTACAGCTAGGGAG GGATATGTTTGCTGCACCGAATGCCAAAGCGTTTGCCACCATTATCCACTTCTTCTTTGCTAAGCTGGATAAGCGCCGTGCAGAAATAACTTTGAA TCTGTCAAATCCTAGATTTGCGAACCGCTGCTGTCAGTGGCTAAGAGAAATTTCA CAGCAGATGGAAGTAAGTTTCCCACAAATTACACCTTCCACACTGATTTGTCCTAGTGGTGCTAAACCTGTTCATGTGTTGTACCGTTTTGCAAGATACGTAATGATTGACAACATGAAAAAGCTCTCTGTAG GCACTGGTTTACCTTCTGCTGAAGCTGTAACACAGAGACCTCGGAATATGTACATAGCAAAAGCAAGACACAGAGTTGCATACAATAAACTGCTGCAAGTTCTTCAAAgggaacattttatttttcaagaatATAGGAGAAAAGCACA GATGAAGCAAAATGACCAAAACGAAAATGACACAACTGAGAGAATTCAGAAG GTCCGCAGTATGTGGGCATTTATAGAGGAAACGCTTACAtctctgaaaaaagaaaaggaagttgTGGATTCTGTACTTGAAGACTGTGTTAACCCATGTATTCTGGATGGAAGTGATGTTGTTTTGAGTGTTCCAGCATTGTTGACTTCCAGAGTTGAAAGTAACATACATACA TTTTGTACAGGAAATTTATATGAAGAGGGAAATCTGAATTTCCTAACAGTTATTCAGTTGTTAAATGAAGCCCTGATGACATTGAGAGATGAACGTTGTCCACGTAAATTAAAAGAACTGGACAGAATTGAGGATGTGGTTGCATCCTACAAGAATGCACTACGGGAGTTGAACGCTGAAAG TCTAAGAAGAAAGCAAGAGCATTGTGAGCCAATGCATCAGTCTGTTGTCAGAAGACAAGAAATCTGGGAGTCAAAGTGGAAAACGATTCTTGGCCAGTCTCCTTTTAATTTAATCTTTAGAGATGATCTG caaCCAGCTTCATCACTTCAGTCTTTTAGTTCTTCAGACGAAGTTGGTGTCCTTAATCAGTTATTTTCAG ATAATTATGACTATGATCATGAAGAAAGCTGTGAGGAAAGTGATGGGTCTTTGGAAGCCCCGATCGATGCAACATTAGTACCCTCAAGAAG GAGCTCATCGTTGCCGTTGTCGTCAGAGGTGTCTGAAAATGAAGACCtgttaattaaaaatgtatatcTCTTTGAA AACTTGAATACTTGTGTGGGAAATGAAAAACCTGTGCCtgaaaaaaacttaaaaaatggaaaggaagAATTCCCTGCTTCAGAAATGGAGGAGAATGCAGGTGAAAATGTTACCCAGCCAAAGTCTCCTGCGAAAAAAGATTACCTTCTTGAGAAAGCCAGGGATGAACTGGAAGGAGAG ATTGCAAAGGCGGTGATTTCTGAGTCACCTCACAGTGGTGAAGAAAAAGGAATGACATTAGATGATCCCAGGAGCTCACTGTCTTTTAACCCATTTATAACGAAGAATAAAATACCCCGAACTCCAGAAAATCTGC TTGCTGAAATTAGAAGTTCGTTAAATTCTGCCCTTCATGAATCTCCTGACATTGGAATATTGGACGAGACGCTTCCACAGTGTGATAGTATGGATACCAGCATATCTGCAGCCTCAGAGTCAATTTTATTAACAATGGACAGTGAAAATTTAATGGATGGGTCAGAAAATAATGAGGATATTAAAAAATGGGAGTCCCTGTCCTACTCACACGAAGTGCTAAAAAAGACTGCATCTAAGAGTCATAATAATGGAGACAAATCCCAAAGTTATAGAGCTAAACTAAGGATGTCCgaagaaggagaggaaaatgAGGATGATCTTCTCACGGATGAAGGATTTACCAAGATGCCATTGCCAAGCTCTCCTGATGAAAGCAAACATTCCCTGTCATCTTTGCTGTCAACAGAAGGATAG
- the HAUS6 gene encoding HAUS augmin-like complex subunit 6 isoform X2, whose translation MGGPPVGGFGGLGKMAAGTPRLTGRLSEPSCTQEVAEDSFTPSLPGAAVEDAKWESSHLWICLLALGFDPKQYPGVQLGRDMFAAPNAKAFATIIHFFFAKLDKRRAEITLNLSNPRFANRCCQWLREISQMEVSFPQITPSTLICPSGAKPVHVLYRFARYVMIDNMKKLSVGTGLPSAEAVTQRPRNMYIAKARHRVAYNKLLQVLQREHFIFQEYRRKAQILSRAIKRTKSAYADAQNQLCRMKQNDQNENDTTERIQKVRSMWAFIEETLTSLKKEKEVVDSVLEDCVNPCILDGSDVVLSVPALLTSRVESNIHTFCTGNLYEEGNLNFLTVIQLLNEALMTLRDERCPRKLKELDRIEDVVASYKNALRELNAESLRRKQEHCEPMHQSVVRRQEIWESKWKTILGQSPFNLIFRDDLQPASSLQSFSSSDEVGVLNQLFSDNYDYDHEESCEESDGSLEAPIDATLVPSRRSSSLPLSSEVSENEDLLIKNVYLFENLNTCVGNEKPVPEKNLKNGKEEFPASEMEENAGENVTQPKSPAKKDYLLEKARDELEGEIAKAVISESPHSGEEKGMTLDDPRSSLSFNPFITKNKIPRTPENLLAEIRSSLNSALHESPDIGILDETLPQCDSMDTSISAASESILLTMDSENLMDGSENNEDIKKWESLSYSHEVLKKTASKSHNNGDKSQSYRAKLRMSEEGEENEDDLLTDEGFTKMPLPSSPDESKHSLSSLLSTEG comes from the exons ATGGGCGGTCCGCCCGTGGGAGGTTTTGGCGGGctcggcaagatggcggcgggtACGCCGCGTCTTACCGGCCGTTTGTCGGAGCCGTCTTGTACCCAGGAGGTGGCGGAGGACTCTTTTACCCCCTCGTTGCCGGGAGCTGCAGTGGAGGACGCTAAGTGGGAGAGCAGTCACCTCTGGATATGTTTGCTGGCCTTGGGCTTCGACCCGAAACAGTACCCGGGCGTACAGCTAGGGAG GGATATGTTTGCTGCACCGAATGCCAAAGCGTTTGCCACCATTATCCACTTCTTCTTTGCTAAGCTGGATAAGCGCCGTGCAGAAATAACTTTGAA TCTGTCAAATCCTAGATTTGCGAACCGCTGCTGTCAGTGGCTAAGAGAAATTTCA CAGATGGAAGTAAGTTTCCCACAAATTACACCTTCCACACTGATTTGTCCTAGTGGTGCTAAACCTGTTCATGTGTTGTACCGTTTTGCAAGATACGTAATGATTGACAACATGAAAAAGCTCTCTGTAG GCACTGGTTTACCTTCTGCTGAAGCTGTAACACAGAGACCTCGGAATATGTACATAGCAAAAGCAAGACACAGAGTTGCATACAATAAACTGCTGCAAGTTCTTCAAAgggaacattttatttttcaagaatATAGGAGAAAAGCACA GATTTTATCTAGAGCAATAAAGCGGACAAAGTCTGCATATGCAGATGCGCAGAATCAGCTTTGCAG GATGAAGCAAAATGACCAAAACGAAAATGACACAACTGAGAGAATTCAGAAG GTCCGCAGTATGTGGGCATTTATAGAGGAAACGCTTACAtctctgaaaaaagaaaaggaagttgTGGATTCTGTACTTGAAGACTGTGTTAACCCATGTATTCTGGATGGAAGTGATGTTGTTTTGAGTGTTCCAGCATTGTTGACTTCCAGAGTTGAAAGTAACATACATACA TTTTGTACAGGAAATTTATATGAAGAGGGAAATCTGAATTTCCTAACAGTTATTCAGTTGTTAAATGAAGCCCTGATGACATTGAGAGATGAACGTTGTCCACGTAAATTAAAAGAACTGGACAGAATTGAGGATGTGGTTGCATCCTACAAGAATGCACTACGGGAGTTGAACGCTGAAAG TCTAAGAAGAAAGCAAGAGCATTGTGAGCCAATGCATCAGTCTGTTGTCAGAAGACAAGAAATCTGGGAGTCAAAGTGGAAAACGATTCTTGGCCAGTCTCCTTTTAATTTAATCTTTAGAGATGATCTG caaCCAGCTTCATCACTTCAGTCTTTTAGTTCTTCAGACGAAGTTGGTGTCCTTAATCAGTTATTTTCAG ATAATTATGACTATGATCATGAAGAAAGCTGTGAGGAAAGTGATGGGTCTTTGGAAGCCCCGATCGATGCAACATTAGTACCCTCAAGAAG GAGCTCATCGTTGCCGTTGTCGTCAGAGGTGTCTGAAAATGAAGACCtgttaattaaaaatgtatatcTCTTTGAA AACTTGAATACTTGTGTGGGAAATGAAAAACCTGTGCCtgaaaaaaacttaaaaaatggaaaggaagAATTCCCTGCTTCAGAAATGGAGGAGAATGCAGGTGAAAATGTTACCCAGCCAAAGTCTCCTGCGAAAAAAGATTACCTTCTTGAGAAAGCCAGGGATGAACTGGAAGGAGAG ATTGCAAAGGCGGTGATTTCTGAGTCACCTCACAGTGGTGAAGAAAAAGGAATGACATTAGATGATCCCAGGAGCTCACTGTCTTTTAACCCATTTATAACGAAGAATAAAATACCCCGAACTCCAGAAAATCTGC TTGCTGAAATTAGAAGTTCGTTAAATTCTGCCCTTCATGAATCTCCTGACATTGGAATATTGGACGAGACGCTTCCACAGTGTGATAGTATGGATACCAGCATATCTGCAGCCTCAGAGTCAATTTTATTAACAATGGACAGTGAAAATTTAATGGATGGGTCAGAAAATAATGAGGATATTAAAAAATGGGAGTCCCTGTCCTACTCACACGAAGTGCTAAAAAAGACTGCATCTAAGAGTCATAATAATGGAGACAAATCCCAAAGTTATAGAGCTAAACTAAGGATGTCCgaagaaggagaggaaaatgAGGATGATCTTCTCACGGATGAAGGATTTACCAAGATGCCATTGCCAAGCTCTCCTGATGAAAGCAAACATTCCCTGTCATCTTTGCTGTCAACAGAAGGATAG
- the HAUS6 gene encoding HAUS augmin-like complex subunit 6 isoform X5, translating into MVRTPAPPHSHVGKARDMFAAPNAKAFATIIHFFFAKLDKRRAEITLNLSNPRFANRCCQWLREISQQMEVSFPQITPSTLICPSGAKPVHVLYRFARYVMIDNMKKLSVGTGLPSAEAVTQRPRNMYIAKARHRVAYNKLLQVLQREHFIFQEYRRKAQILSRAIKRTKSAYADAQNQLCRMKQNDQNENDTTERIQKVRSMWAFIEETLTSLKKEKEVVDSVLEDCVNPCILDGSDVVLSVPALLTSRVESNIHTFCTGNLYEEGNLNFLTVIQLLNEALMTLRDERCPRKLKELDRIEDVVASYKNALRELNAESLRRKQEHCEPMHQSVVRRQEIWESKWKTILGQSPFNLIFRDDLQPASSLQSFSSSDEVGVLNQLFSDNYDYDHEESCEESDGSLEAPIDATLVPSRRSSSLPLSSEVSENEDLLIKNVYLFENLNTCVGNEKPVPEKNLKNGKEEFPASEMEENAGENVTQPKSPAKKDYLLEKARDELEGEIAKAVISESPHSGEEKGMTLDDPRSSLSFNPFITKNKIPRTPENLLAEIRSSLNSALHESPDIGILDETLPQCDSMDTSISAASESILLTMDSENLMDGSENNEDIKKWESLSYSHEVLKKTASKSHNNGDKSQSYRAKLRMSEEGEENEDDLLTDEGFTKMPLPSSPDESKHSLSSLLSTEG; encoded by the exons ATGGTGAGAACTCCTGCTCCCCCTCACAGTCATGTGGGGAAGGCGAG GGATATGTTTGCTGCACCGAATGCCAAAGCGTTTGCCACCATTATCCACTTCTTCTTTGCTAAGCTGGATAAGCGCCGTGCAGAAATAACTTTGAA TCTGTCAAATCCTAGATTTGCGAACCGCTGCTGTCAGTGGCTAAGAGAAATTTCA CAGCAGATGGAAGTAAGTTTCCCACAAATTACACCTTCCACACTGATTTGTCCTAGTGGTGCTAAACCTGTTCATGTGTTGTACCGTTTTGCAAGATACGTAATGATTGACAACATGAAAAAGCTCTCTGTAG GCACTGGTTTACCTTCTGCTGAAGCTGTAACACAGAGACCTCGGAATATGTACATAGCAAAAGCAAGACACAGAGTTGCATACAATAAACTGCTGCAAGTTCTTCAAAgggaacattttatttttcaagaatATAGGAGAAAAGCACA GATTTTATCTAGAGCAATAAAGCGGACAAAGTCTGCATATGCAGATGCGCAGAATCAGCTTTGCAG GATGAAGCAAAATGACCAAAACGAAAATGACACAACTGAGAGAATTCAGAAG GTCCGCAGTATGTGGGCATTTATAGAGGAAACGCTTACAtctctgaaaaaagaaaaggaagttgTGGATTCTGTACTTGAAGACTGTGTTAACCCATGTATTCTGGATGGAAGTGATGTTGTTTTGAGTGTTCCAGCATTGTTGACTTCCAGAGTTGAAAGTAACATACATACA TTTTGTACAGGAAATTTATATGAAGAGGGAAATCTGAATTTCCTAACAGTTATTCAGTTGTTAAATGAAGCCCTGATGACATTGAGAGATGAACGTTGTCCACGTAAATTAAAAGAACTGGACAGAATTGAGGATGTGGTTGCATCCTACAAGAATGCACTACGGGAGTTGAACGCTGAAAG TCTAAGAAGAAAGCAAGAGCATTGTGAGCCAATGCATCAGTCTGTTGTCAGAAGACAAGAAATCTGGGAGTCAAAGTGGAAAACGATTCTTGGCCAGTCTCCTTTTAATTTAATCTTTAGAGATGATCTG caaCCAGCTTCATCACTTCAGTCTTTTAGTTCTTCAGACGAAGTTGGTGTCCTTAATCAGTTATTTTCAG ATAATTATGACTATGATCATGAAGAAAGCTGTGAGGAAAGTGATGGGTCTTTGGAAGCCCCGATCGATGCAACATTAGTACCCTCAAGAAG GAGCTCATCGTTGCCGTTGTCGTCAGAGGTGTCTGAAAATGAAGACCtgttaattaaaaatgtatatcTCTTTGAA AACTTGAATACTTGTGTGGGAAATGAAAAACCTGTGCCtgaaaaaaacttaaaaaatggaaaggaagAATTCCCTGCTTCAGAAATGGAGGAGAATGCAGGTGAAAATGTTACCCAGCCAAAGTCTCCTGCGAAAAAAGATTACCTTCTTGAGAAAGCCAGGGATGAACTGGAAGGAGAG ATTGCAAAGGCGGTGATTTCTGAGTCACCTCACAGTGGTGAAGAAAAAGGAATGACATTAGATGATCCCAGGAGCTCACTGTCTTTTAACCCATTTATAACGAAGAATAAAATACCCCGAACTCCAGAAAATCTGC TTGCTGAAATTAGAAGTTCGTTAAATTCTGCCCTTCATGAATCTCCTGACATTGGAATATTGGACGAGACGCTTCCACAGTGTGATAGTATGGATACCAGCATATCTGCAGCCTCAGAGTCAATTTTATTAACAATGGACAGTGAAAATTTAATGGATGGGTCAGAAAATAATGAGGATATTAAAAAATGGGAGTCCCTGTCCTACTCACACGAAGTGCTAAAAAAGACTGCATCTAAGAGTCATAATAATGGAGACAAATCCCAAAGTTATAGAGCTAAACTAAGGATGTCCgaagaaggagaggaaaatgAGGATGATCTTCTCACGGATGAAGGATTTACCAAGATGCCATTGCCAAGCTCTCCTGATGAAAGCAAACATTCCCTGTCATCTTTGCTGTCAACAGAAGGATAG
- the HAUS6 gene encoding HAUS augmin-like complex subunit 6 isoform X4: protein MQHSWWGEAGGSHTSRTDGQNLRPVGHAVFAALDFTRVKQDERDMFAAPNAKAFATIIHFFFAKLDKRRAEITLNLSNPRFANRCCQWLREISQQMEVSFPQITPSTLICPSGAKPVHVLYRFARYVMIDNMKKLSVGTGLPSAEAVTQRPRNMYIAKARHRVAYNKLLQVLQREHFIFQEYRRKAQILSRAIKRTKSAYADAQNQLCRMKQNDQNENDTTERIQKVRSMWAFIEETLTSLKKEKEVVDSVLEDCVNPCILDGSDVVLSVPALLTSRVESNIHTFCTGNLYEEGNLNFLTVIQLLNEALMTLRDERCPRKLKELDRIEDVVASYKNALRELNAESLRRKQEHCEPMHQSVVRRQEIWESKWKTILGQSPFNLIFRDDLQPASSLQSFSSSDEVGVLNQLFSDNYDYDHEESCEESDGSLEAPIDATLVPSRRSSSLPLSSEVSENEDLLIKNVYLFENLNTCVGNEKPVPEKNLKNGKEEFPASEMEENAGENVTQPKSPAKKDYLLEKARDELEGEIAKAVISESPHSGEEKGMTLDDPRSSLSFNPFITKNKIPRTPENLLAEIRSSLNSALHESPDIGILDETLPQCDSMDTSISAASESILLTMDSENLMDGSENNEDIKKWESLSYSHEVLKKTASKSHNNGDKSQSYRAKLRMSEEGEENEDDLLTDEGFTKMPLPSSPDESKHSLSSLLSTEG from the exons ATGCAGCACTCCTGGTGGGGTGAGGCGGGAGGGTCTCACACGAGCAGGACAGATGGGCAGAACCTTCGACCTGTTGGCCACGCTGTTTTTGCAGCCCTGGATTTCACCCGTGTTAAACAGGATGAAAG GGATATGTTTGCTGCACCGAATGCCAAAGCGTTTGCCACCATTATCCACTTCTTCTTTGCTAAGCTGGATAAGCGCCGTGCAGAAATAACTTTGAA TCTGTCAAATCCTAGATTTGCGAACCGCTGCTGTCAGTGGCTAAGAGAAATTTCA CAGCAGATGGAAGTAAGTTTCCCACAAATTACACCTTCCACACTGATTTGTCCTAGTGGTGCTAAACCTGTTCATGTGTTGTACCGTTTTGCAAGATACGTAATGATTGACAACATGAAAAAGCTCTCTGTAG GCACTGGTTTACCTTCTGCTGAAGCTGTAACACAGAGACCTCGGAATATGTACATAGCAAAAGCAAGACACAGAGTTGCATACAATAAACTGCTGCAAGTTCTTCAAAgggaacattttatttttcaagaatATAGGAGAAAAGCACA GATTTTATCTAGAGCAATAAAGCGGACAAAGTCTGCATATGCAGATGCGCAGAATCAGCTTTGCAG GATGAAGCAAAATGACCAAAACGAAAATGACACAACTGAGAGAATTCAGAAG GTCCGCAGTATGTGGGCATTTATAGAGGAAACGCTTACAtctctgaaaaaagaaaaggaagttgTGGATTCTGTACTTGAAGACTGTGTTAACCCATGTATTCTGGATGGAAGTGATGTTGTTTTGAGTGTTCCAGCATTGTTGACTTCCAGAGTTGAAAGTAACATACATACA TTTTGTACAGGAAATTTATATGAAGAGGGAAATCTGAATTTCCTAACAGTTATTCAGTTGTTAAATGAAGCCCTGATGACATTGAGAGATGAACGTTGTCCACGTAAATTAAAAGAACTGGACAGAATTGAGGATGTGGTTGCATCCTACAAGAATGCACTACGGGAGTTGAACGCTGAAAG TCTAAGAAGAAAGCAAGAGCATTGTGAGCCAATGCATCAGTCTGTTGTCAGAAGACAAGAAATCTGGGAGTCAAAGTGGAAAACGATTCTTGGCCAGTCTCCTTTTAATTTAATCTTTAGAGATGATCTG caaCCAGCTTCATCACTTCAGTCTTTTAGTTCTTCAGACGAAGTTGGTGTCCTTAATCAGTTATTTTCAG ATAATTATGACTATGATCATGAAGAAAGCTGTGAGGAAAGTGATGGGTCTTTGGAAGCCCCGATCGATGCAACATTAGTACCCTCAAGAAG GAGCTCATCGTTGCCGTTGTCGTCAGAGGTGTCTGAAAATGAAGACCtgttaattaaaaatgtatatcTCTTTGAA AACTTGAATACTTGTGTGGGAAATGAAAAACCTGTGCCtgaaaaaaacttaaaaaatggaaaggaagAATTCCCTGCTTCAGAAATGGAGGAGAATGCAGGTGAAAATGTTACCCAGCCAAAGTCTCCTGCGAAAAAAGATTACCTTCTTGAGAAAGCCAGGGATGAACTGGAAGGAGAG ATTGCAAAGGCGGTGATTTCTGAGTCACCTCACAGTGGTGAAGAAAAAGGAATGACATTAGATGATCCCAGGAGCTCACTGTCTTTTAACCCATTTATAACGAAGAATAAAATACCCCGAACTCCAGAAAATCTGC TTGCTGAAATTAGAAGTTCGTTAAATTCTGCCCTTCATGAATCTCCTGACATTGGAATATTGGACGAGACGCTTCCACAGTGTGATAGTATGGATACCAGCATATCTGCAGCCTCAGAGTCAATTTTATTAACAATGGACAGTGAAAATTTAATGGATGGGTCAGAAAATAATGAGGATATTAAAAAATGGGAGTCCCTGTCCTACTCACACGAAGTGCTAAAAAAGACTGCATCTAAGAGTCATAATAATGGAGACAAATCCCAAAGTTATAGAGCTAAACTAAGGATGTCCgaagaaggagaggaaaatgAGGATGATCTTCTCACGGATGAAGGATTTACCAAGATGCCATTGCCAAGCTCTCCTGATGAAAGCAAACATTCCCTGTCATCTTTGCTGTCAACAGAAGGATAG